AGTGTTCTAAATGGGGGAATTGTCAGTGTAACATCCAGACTATACTTTTGTATTTAGTTGAATATATTAGTGAGTGAATATTCCGTATCACTATTTGACATAACATTAGTATTTGAGTAGTGCATAAGAGAACCAGTATAATATTACAATTATCATATAACACTCTATCCCTTTGGAACGCAAAATAAAACAGTAATTGGATTGAACGACATCGTTTTCCTATTAAAATAAGTTCTGCAGGATAAAAATTAAGCGGGATAAGACAGGAGAGATAACAAAAATAAATTCTAAACGATAAAAACATAAAAAATGACACAATAAGCTAGAAGGAAAAAAAGAAAACTAAATTAATAAAAATACGAATAGAAAAGAAAAGCATATCGAATGATAGTAGTTCCAAGAGAAAAAAGAATTAAAAATTTCGATTAGAGTATAAACTGGATGTCGGAAAACAACCAATTAGTATTAAATCATGAGCAGTATTAATTTCAAGTTAGCTGGTAAAAAAGAATCTGTCATTTCAAAGATTACAAGCAATTTAAAAAGAGAATCTGATAAGACAGGGAATTAGATAAAAATAGATGAAAATGAAAGAAGATTGAACGAGAAAACACAGGGTTTAGATTACTTCTTGTTCTTAGATACGGATTTCGATCTTCCACAGTAGAGGTCATTCTTAATAAAGCTCCAAAAAAACAATATATGAGAACTATACTTTCCTTATTGCTTAATATTTAAGATGAACTGCTTGTACTGAAGAATAGCCAACAGATACCTGATAACTATTTAATGATCCCTAAAACTGACCACCATGTTTCTTAGACTCTTTTCTCTGTTTCTGATTATTCCCCTTGTGGAGATCTATCTACTGGTCAAGATAGGAGGTATAATCGGAGCTTTAAACACCGTGCTTATTATTCTGATAACCGCAACCCTTGGAGCTTACCTGACAAAGAGCCAGGGCTTCAGGGTGCTTCTCCAGATCCAGGACGCAACCAGACAGGGGTACATGCCTGGAAATGAACTTTTTCATGGGCTCTTTGTATTAATAGGGGGCTTTGCCCTCCTGACCCCTGGCTTTCTGACCGATGCCATAGGTTTTTCCATGCTTATTCCTCAGATTAGAGAAGTTTATGTGGAGATAGCAAAAGGAATCATAAAGAAAAAGATACGGCAGGGCAGCTTCCAGATGCGGATGTACACGGATTTCAGGTAACCTACCCTCGTTATGGGAATTCTTCCTATTCTTCTTTTTTGCCAGAAATTCCCGACAGGGAATCTCGATTTTGTAAGCCTGCTTTAGAATCCTGAAGTTAAAAACTCTCAGGACAGAAACTCGAATACATAAACAAGTACCGGTGCCAGAAAAACCGTAATTAGGCCAGCAATTCCTATTGCAAGCCCACTCATTGCCCCTTCGGTTTCTCCAAGTTCTATTGCCCTTGTTGTCCCGAGAGCGTGGGAAGCTGTGCCGATTGCAATGCCGACTGCAACACTGTCCTTTATTCGGAAAGAGCGGCAAATGAAAGGACCCAGCACAGCTCCTATAATTCCTGTTGCCACAATTGCAGCTACTGTTATCGCAGGCAGGCCTCCTATCTGTTTTGAAATCTCTATTCCTATGGGAGTGGTTACGGATTTTGGGACAAGAGAACTGGTTATGATCTTATCAAGCCCGAAAAAGTTAGATAAGATTAGAATGCTTGATATACCTGCAATGTAGCCTGCACTTATGCCTGCAATTATAGGTAAAACATCGCTTTTCAGGAGCTGGATTTTTTTGTAGAGAGGCACGGCAAGTACCACGGTTGAAGGCCCGAGGAAGAAGGAAATATAGTCTCCACCCAGATTATAGGTCTCGAAATCTATCCTGAAGTAAAGGTTTTTGAAAGGCACACAATAAATTCATATCAAGCGAACTCCTATTTTCATAGGGTGTTCTGATGGGAGAGAATCGCTTCGTGTATATGGACCATGCAGCTACCACTTTCATAAAACCGGAAGTGGTTGAAACTATGCTGCCTTTTTTGAAAGAACATTTCGGAAATCCCTCTTCCCTGTACTCAATAGGCAGGGAAGGAAAAGAAGCTGTGGAAACCGCAAGGGAGAAGCTTGCAAAAGCTCTTGGAGCCAGGCCCGAAGAAATTTACTTTACTTCAGGGGGAACCGAGTCTGACAACTGGGCTGTTAAAGGAACTGCTTTTGCCAGGCGAAAAAAAGGAAAGCACATTATTACCACGCCAATCGAACACCATGCAGTCCTTTATCCCTGCGAGTATCTCGAAACACAGGGCTTTGATGTTACCTATCTGCCTGTGGACGAATACGGACTTGTAGATCCTGCAGAACTGGAAGCTGCAATAAGAGAAGATACCATCTTGATTTCGGTCATGTACGCCAATAATGAAATCGGGACAATCGAGCCGGTTTCGGAAATAGGGAAGGTTGCCAGAGAGCACGGGATCCCTTTCCATACCGATGCCGTACAGGCAATAGGCAATATCCCCCTTGACCTGAGTGGGAAAGAAAGGGATGTGGACATGCTTTCCCTTTCCTCGCATAAATTTTATGGACCAAAAGGGATAGGAGCGCTTTACATTAGAGATGGAATAGAGATCGACAACTACATGCACGGAGGAGCCCAGGAGAGAGAAAAGCGAGCCGGGACAGAGAATGTTGCAGGGATCATGGGCATGGGAAAGGCTATAGAGCTTGCAACTGCAAACATAGAAGGGCATAACGAAAAGATAAGGAAAATGAGGGACCGACTCAGGGCAGGAATACTTGAGATTCCTGAATGCAGACTGAACGGGCACCCGGAAAAGCGCCTTTCAGGGAACCTGAACTTCAGTTTTGAGTATATAGAAGGAGAGTCCCTGCTTCTTATGCTTGACCAGATGGGGATCTGCAGTTCAACTGGCAGTGCCTGTTCTTCTGGCTCACTTGGTCCTTCACATGTACTCAGCGCAATAGGAGTGCCGCCTGAGATTGCACAGGGTTCTCTGCGCCTGACCCTTGGGGACGCGAATACAGAAGAAGATATCAATTACGTACTTGAAGTCCTGCCTGAAATTGTTGGAAAATTGAGGGCTATATCTCCATTCTACAAGCCGGCAAGTGTATGCGAAAAATAAACAAGAAAATAAGTAAAGCGAGGGAATTTTGTGTATAATAAAAAAGTAATGGACCATTTTATGAATCCGAGAAACGTGGGGGAAATAGAAAATGCAGACGGGATCGGAGAAGCCGGAAACCCCCATGGGGACCGGATGAAGATTTTCCTGAAGATCAGGGATAATAGAATCGAAGATGTAAAATTCAAGACGTTTGGCTGTGCAGCAGCAATTGCGTCCAGCAGCATGGCAACCGAAATGATAAAAGGTAAAACCCTTGAAGAAGCCTGGGAGCTTACGAACGAAGCTGTAGCAGAAGCGCTTGAAGGGCTTCCTCCGGGAAAACTTGAGTGTTCGGTAGTTTCCAGGGAAGCTACTCACAGAGCTATTAACGATTACCGTAAAAAGTATGGGCTTGAACCTCTGGAAGAGCAGACCTGAAAGAAAAGTGCGTAAAAACTTTCATGAACTAGCAGCTCGCTGTTGTGACAATGCTCGGGTTTGGAGCTTAATTGGATTTATTTTTCCTGAAACCTCTGGAATCTTTCGAGTCTTTATCGTAAACTTGATTATAAAAGTACCAGATCATGTCCTATGAAAAAAATAGGGATTGCGATTACCGACCCGGAAGACTGGACAGCCCAGGCACTTATCAATGCAGCCGGGAAAAAAGGATATTCTCCTTTTGTCTTTGACCTCAGAAAAACAGAAGTCAGGATAGGTTCAGGAGTTTCTGAACCGGCTGCTCTTATTAAAGCCGGGAAAATCCTGCTCTCGGATCTTGACGCACTTATTGTAAGAGATGTAGGTGCAGGAGCTTTTGAAGGGGTATCTTTCAGGTTTGATACCCTGAGGGAGCTCGAGGCAGAAGGAGTTGCAGTTATAAACTCCCCGGAAGCCATCCAGAATGCGGCAAACAAGTACCATGCTTCTTACCTTCTGGCAAAAGCCGGGCTCCCTTTGCCTGAAACCATAGCTGTTCAGAGTGTAGATGCAGCCTTAAAAGCAGTATCAAGATTCGGGGATTCCGTCATAAAACCTGTTTTTGGTTATAAGGGAAAAGATATTGCAAGGGTGAAGAACCAAGAGATCCAATTTTCAGACCGAAAAAACGAGCATGTTTCTGTAGAAGAAACTCTTGAAAAACTGCTCGAAGAAAGGGGAATGCTGTATATCCAGGAGTTTATAGAAAATCCAGGGAGGGACATACGAGCTTTTATTGTCGGAGGCGTTGCCATAGGCGCAATTTACCGAAAAGCTGCTGCAGGTTCCTGGGTAAATAACCTGAGCCAGGGAGGAAGTTCGGGTAGGTGTGTACTTACCGATAAGCAGAAAGAAATTGCCGAAAAAGCTGCCCTTGCAGTGGGTGCAACATTCGCGGGTGTTGATATTATAGAAGGTTCTGAAGGTATAAAAGGTCCTGAAGGTATAAAAGGTCCTGAAGGTATAAAAGGTCCTGAAGGTATAGAAGGTTCTAACGGTCGGGCTGAATACAAAAATAAACAGGCGGAAAGCCAGAAAAATGAAAACGGGCAGGGACCCAGGATACTTGAGGTCAATGGAACGCCTTCAGGAAAAGGAATTTTTGATGCATGGGGCATAAATCCTGCAGATTATATTCTGGAATACCTTCAAAATATGTTATGAATTAACTATAAATGTTATTGGAGATAGTATAACATATTTTAGGAAGATTTTTCATACAGGTATTATCAAATCTGTAAGCTACCAAACCTACAAACTATCAGATCTGTGAAAGCAGTAAAAGCAGCCCGTAGATGAAGCAGTCTGCGAACAGGCCGTTTGAGCATGCAGCCTAAAAAAGTCATTAAGAGTTAGAGAGAACTTTTAAACTCTAATCTGAAAGAAAGCTGCACAGAAAACATTTAAGATACAGGCTGCCCTTGAATAAGCCCGAGGCAAAAGATGAGCGAGTACAAACAATGTATAGTTACCCGGGACGACCTGAAACTTTCTAAAGGTAAATTTGCTGTACAGGTAGCACATGCTGCGCTTTCTGCGGCTGAATGGGCAAGCAAAAGCGACCTTGAAAAATGGAAAGAAGGAGGGCAAAAAAAAGTTGTCCTGAAAGTTCCCACCCTTAAGGATCTTTATGAGCTTAAGGAGAAAGCAAGAAGGGAAGGACTTCCAACAGCCCTGATACAGGATGCAGGCCTTACTGAAATCCCTCCTGGGACGGTTACTGTGCTTGGAATCGGACCGGCAAAAGAAGAGATTATAGATAAAGTTACAAGGGACCTCAAACTTGTCTAACTGCCAGAGTGCCAAAAAAAGGATCGGCCCAGTTTTAAAAAATAAATAGAGGATGCCTGAAGAGATGTTTTCACTGACCGAAAAAAATTATATCCATTATTTCATTCAGGAGGGCATTAATGAATAACTCAGAGGTTTTAGAAAAAAACACGCCCTCGACAGTTTTAATTTTATTAATATGCCTTGTACTTGTTACAATAACTGGATTTTTCTTTTCGGATTCTATTGGCGTTTTTGCGCATGAGTTAAAAGATTATCTCGGACTGGGTGCAGATTCTGAAAACTCTGAGCAGGCATTCATACCGGATACTGCTTCTTTTACTTCCCCGGCAATACCTTTGTATTCTACTGAGAAAAACGAACTTACTCCTATTCTGAGGACTCCACTACAACCCGGTTTTTCTTTGAGCAGTAATTATCAAACCTCAGAGCTTTTTCAAGGAGGGATAGGTTATCTTAAAATAAGTATCAAAAACGAAGGCAGAAACCCGATTTTTATTGACAGGTACGGAGTTTCAGTTAACGCCTCTGAATCACGGATTTTTTCCGAAGACTGCGGAGCTTTGCTTTCCCCGGGAGAGGAAAAAAACCTTGGAATAATCGCAGTTCGGGTACCTGAAGAAGAAAAAGCCAGTTTAAGCATCGTTCTCTGGCTTCTTGCCTCGACCTCAGAGGGTAAATGGCATGAGTACGATCCCTATTTTCTAAATGGGTTCAATACGGACTTAAAACCGATGCCTGAAAAAAACAGTCCAAAGTATCGATATAATCCCGGTTATTATTTTAGAACAATAAATCGACTGGTAGAACCGTCCGAGCCCGATGTAAGGGCAAAAGCAGCCGAGACAGCCCGTTCATATCCAGGAGCTTATAATATATATCAGGTCTGTGCCCTCTTTGACATGGTGAAAGAGGAAATCGAGTACGTAAGCGACCCCAGGGGTAATGACATTTGGGAGCCAGCCAATGTTACTCTGAGAATAGGAGCCGGAGACTGCGAAGACCAGGCAATTCTTCTTTCGTCCATGCTTGAAGCTGTAGGAGGTACGACCAGGGTCTATCTTACAGACAATCATGCTTTTGCAGCTGTCTATCTGGGCAACGGAACCGATTCAACCGAAGCTGCAGTTAAAGGAGTAAGAACTTATTATGGGAATGTTGATGTAAATTATCTGACAGATGAATACGGCTCCTGGCTCATGCTTGATCCTACTTCCAGCCTTTACGCAGGCGGACTTCCCGGAAAAACGGCTCAGACAAAGGTGGAAGCAGTCGGAGAAAATGAAACTTACAGGAGCTGGACTTTCGTAAATACAACCGAAGTAAAAGTGATTGACATCAGTACCAGAGCAGTTAAATAACTTCTATTTATTATCCAGAATACCCGGGAAGAAATGCTTCCCGGAAAGCCATCAAAAGCTGTCACATAAAAGCTGTTACATAAAAGCTGTTACATAAAAGCTGTCACATAAAAGCTGTTACATTCACCAGACAACGGTGTATCGTACCTTTTTAACTCTTGATCAATGGTTCAGACCTAAGTTTTATCCGGCAGATTTTTACCCATAATTATTACCTAATTTAGAAAAGGAGTGTTTGCAACATATGGAAGTTCCGGAAATTGAAAAACAGATAGGAATAAATCTTTACTCTACTGATACTGAGGGGCTTGGAGGGCAGCTCCGCCAGGAAATAGAGGATTTCATTGTAAAAGAAATTACAAACCGTGAGGAAGGACAGGAAGGAAAATATCTAATTATCGAACTTACAAAAAGGGACTGGGATACTCATCACCTGACCCGAACTCTCGCGAAAATTCTGCAGATAAGCCAGAAGAGAATCAGCGTTGCGGGCACAAAGGATAAAAGGGCACTTACTACTCAGAAAATCAGTATATTTGATACCGATGAATCAGATATTGAAAAAATCCACTTAAAAGACATAGAAATAAAAGTGCTGGGCCGTTCCCGAAAGTCCGTAGAACTTGGAGACCTGTGGGGAAATGATTTCATTATTACAGTCAGGGACATTGAGAATTCTCCCGAAGAGACA
The genomic region above belongs to Methanosarcina horonobensis HB-1 = JCM 15518 and contains:
- a CDS encoding LrgB family protein; its protein translation is MPFKNLYFRIDFETYNLGGDYISFFLGPSTVVLAVPLYKKIQLLKSDVLPIIAGISAGYIAGISSILILSNFFGLDKIITSSLVPKSVTTPIGIEISKQIGGLPAITVAAIVATGIIGAVLGPFICRSFRIKDSVAVGIAIGTASHALGTTRAIELGETEGAMSGLAIGIAGLITVFLAPVLVYVFEFLS
- the pth2 gene encoding peptidyl-tRNA hydrolase Pth2; this translates as MSEYKQCIVTRDDLKLSKGKFAVQVAHAALSAAEWASKSDLEKWKEGGQKKVVLKVPTLKDLYELKEKARREGLPTALIQDAGLTEIPPGTVTVLGIGPAKEEIIDKVTRDLKLV
- the nifU gene encoding Fe-S cluster assembly scaffold protein NifU, whose product is MYNKKVMDHFMNPRNVGEIENADGIGEAGNPHGDRMKIFLKIRDNRIEDVKFKTFGCAAAIASSSMATEMIKGKTLEEAWELTNEAVAEALEGLPPGKLECSVVSREATHRAINDYRKKYGLEPLEEQT
- a CDS encoding FxsA family protein, with translation MFLRLFSLFLIIPLVEIYLLVKIGGIIGALNTVLIILITATLGAYLTKSQGFRVLLQIQDATRQGYMPGNELFHGLFVLIGGFALLTPGFLTDAIGFSMLIPQIREVYVEIAKGIIKKKIRQGSFQMRMYTDFR
- the nifS gene encoding cysteine desulfurase NifS, with protein sequence MGENRFVYMDHAATTFIKPEVVETMLPFLKEHFGNPSSLYSIGREGKEAVETAREKLAKALGARPEEIYFTSGGTESDNWAVKGTAFARRKKGKHIITTPIEHHAVLYPCEYLETQGFDVTYLPVDEYGLVDPAELEAAIREDTILISVMYANNEIGTIEPVSEIGKVAREHGIPFHTDAVQAIGNIPLDLSGKERDVDMLSLSSHKFYGPKGIGALYIRDGIEIDNYMHGGAQEREKRAGTENVAGIMGMGKAIELATANIEGHNEKIRKMRDRLRAGILEIPECRLNGHPEKRLSGNLNFSFEYIEGESLLLMLDQMGICSSTGSACSSGSLGPSHVLSAIGVPPEIAQGSLRLTLGDANTEEDINYVLEVLPEIVGKLRAISPFYKPASVCEK
- the mptN gene encoding tetrahydromethanopterin:alpha-L-glutamate ligase yields the protein MKKIGIAITDPEDWTAQALINAAGKKGYSPFVFDLRKTEVRIGSGVSEPAALIKAGKILLSDLDALIVRDVGAGAFEGVSFRFDTLRELEAEGVAVINSPEAIQNAANKYHASYLLAKAGLPLPETIAVQSVDAALKAVSRFGDSVIKPVFGYKGKDIARVKNQEIQFSDRKNEHVSVEETLEKLLEERGMLYIQEFIENPGRDIRAFIVGGVAIGAIYRKAAAGSWVNNLSQGGSSGRCVLTDKQKEIAEKAALAVGATFAGVDIIEGSEGIKGPEGIKGPEGIKGPEGIEGSNGRAEYKNKQAESQKNENGQGPRILEVNGTPSGKGIFDAWGINPADYILEYLQNML
- a CDS encoding transglutaminase-like domain-containing protein, with the translated sequence MNNSEVLEKNTPSTVLILLICLVLVTITGFFFSDSIGVFAHELKDYLGLGADSENSEQAFIPDTASFTSPAIPLYSTEKNELTPILRTPLQPGFSLSSNYQTSELFQGGIGYLKISIKNEGRNPIFIDRYGVSVNASESRIFSEDCGALLSPGEEKNLGIIAVRVPEEEKASLSIVLWLLASTSEGKWHEYDPYFLNGFNTDLKPMPEKNSPKYRYNPGYYFRTINRLVEPSEPDVRAKAAETARSYPGAYNIYQVCALFDMVKEEIEYVSDPRGNDIWEPANVTLRIGAGDCEDQAILLSSMLEAVGGTTRVYLTDNHAFAAVYLGNGTDSTEAAVKGVRTYYGNVDVNYLTDEYGSWLMLDPTSSLYAGGLPGKTAQTKVEAVGENETYRSWTFVNTTEVKVIDISTRAVK